gacatatgctcaacatttcaggaacagcttcttcccctccaccatcagatttctaaatgaacaatGAATCCGTGAATGTACTCActttcccccctctctttttgcactacttaattatacacacttatgtattgcaatgtactgctgctgcaaaataaatttcatgacatatcagTGATACTAAACCCGATTCTGACTCATCCACAAAGAAAGAGAAAGCGGTCTAAATATTTCATATGGTTACTTGTACCAGATCATTTTGGTACACCCTAAACATTtaatgcagaatctcttgtgtctagacACAATCTTAACATCTTTTGAGAGAGAAATGGGTTAATGTTTAGAAAAGAATAtttgcagagagtgagggaggaggggtaaGGAGAAATGGAGAGTGCTCTTTCCGAGATAAGACATCGTCACGATGGACCAAATGTCCTCCTGGTACTATGTAAGACCATGTGAAGCACCTTAACCCAAGGCATAGGTTAAGGTGCATCATTCTCAGGGGAAGGGTGGGTGTGGACTTCCTGAATTAAACAGAACATTGTGATAGTTTACCTGCACTTTTGTTCTCCTGTGGGAGACAGGCAGATGGGACTGAGCTGAGGTATCAGCACAGTGATGTCGATTGTAATTACTGAATTCCTGATTTTGTTTTTCAGGCTTACCTGGGCCTAAGGGGGAACAGGGTGATTATGGGATGCCCGGGCCACCTGGTGAGAAAGGTGTCAAAGGGGACAGTGTGATCAGCTACAACTCGGCATTCAGCGCCAAACTTTCCAAGACCCACAACTTCCCGCAGTCTGACCAGCCAGTGCAGTTCAACGTGGTTCTGTACAACGATCAGCACCACTACAACCCGACGACTGGAAAGTTCACCTGTGAGATTCCAGGTCTCTACTACtttgtggttcactgcactgtaTTCAGAATTAGCCTCCAATTTGACATCATGAAGAACAACGTGACCATCTCTTCCTTTTTCCAGTACTACGCCAACTGGCCAAAACCCGTGTCTCTATCAGGTGGAGCCCTCATCCACCTGGAGCCTGAGGACCAGGTGTGGGTGCAGGTGGCAGTGGGGGAGTACAATGGAATTTCCTCCAGCACAAAGACAGACAGCACCTTCACTGGGTTCCTACTCTATTCTGACTGGAAAAATGCTCACCTACTTGTTTAAAAACGCAGCATTTCTGCTCTCTACAGCACCTTGCATGGATTGTACTTAACatcaaaattaattttaaagaCACATTATCATTAGAGATTTACTGCATCTCTGTTCGTAATGTCTTTGGCTTTAGGGTTAGTATTTTCCAAAAATGTACGTACATCAGACTTGATGTCTGTTTGTAAAATGAAATTCTTTATATTCCCAATTACTGCTTTGTCTCAGTGTGTTCTTACTTACGTTAGTCTAGGCAGTGTTCATTTCAATAGAAAGATAAAGAACGTGAAAAGTTCTTGCTAATGTTTCAGGTTTCCTCAGAGAGGGTAACTTAAGCTGGGGTCTACATTGGGCTCACTAATTGTAATGTCATGGCAGTGATACAGTCCCTGTAAACTCAATCCTCCCAGACACAAGGCTGCACAATAATGCAGGAGATTAGAAAGTGGTTACAAACTAAAGCCACCCCTTCTGAATCTCCTCTTTGACCTGTGGATCTAGATCTTCTCTTTGCCGAGCAGGCAGAATGACTGAGGTTTCCAATCCTTGTTCTCAAGCAAAACAAAAAGTTATGCATCACCTTTAAAAATTTCCATTTGGATCTTAGTCCGAGCATTGTGGATAACTCTGGGTTCACACATGGGGAAGATATCTGGACTTTGTGGAGGCTAGGCAGGAAATTTACTAGGATGATATCGGAAATGAAGGCCTTCAATTACGGCAGGAGAGTGGAGATGGAATAGTTCTGCTCAAAACTGAAAAAGTTATGGAAGGCTTAACAGAGGTAAATAAAGTGGAGGAATTAAGAaaaggatgattttttttttctagaTTTAAAATAGGAATGCTTCCACCACATAGAACTGCAAGATTGGAGACAGTACCTGAAATAGTGGCAGAATAATAAGTAGCAAGAACTCCCAAAAAGGAAATAATTTTCAGGCGAAGTTGAACTGTAGGGGGACTATTGGCATGCTCTTCCAGTGATCTAATACAGGCAGCTGGGACAGCTGTTTTCTGTCAGTGCTTTAAGATTGCACCATTTACTGACAATGAATCAGGTTGGTTCCCTGGTAATCGAGCAGTTAGGATTGGAGGCTTGGCCAAGGTTCAATATCCAGTCCTGAAATTGCTCTTTGAGCTGTACAGCTGCTGCCTCACGGCACCATTGACCAGGGTTTAATACTGTCtccgtggagtttgcatgttctcactCTGGCAGGATCTGAGAATGTGGCTGAATAAAATGTTACAGGATTCGTGTACTTCATGCTTGATGGCTGGCATGGACTGAAGGGCATATTTCTACACTGTGTGTATTTCTATGGTCCCTGTGGGTATAGCACTGAAAAAGCTTGACTGAAAACACAATCTGAACAACCCAGCCTACCAAAGCAGAAATGGGTGAGTGTTAGATTGGGACAGATAGTTAAAGAATGAGAATGAACAAGTATGAAGACTGGGAGCTCTTTGCAGGTTCCAAATAGGGTGACAATGGAAAA
The nucleotide sequence above comes from Hemitrygon akajei chromosome 26, sHemAka1.3, whole genome shotgun sequence. Encoded proteins:
- the c1qtnf5 gene encoding complement C1q tumor necrosis factor-related protein 5; this encodes MGQTFFTSLGMTPLTLTLLFCLLYCASPNSAETILTGFCPGQPGIPGTPGRNGHPGLVGRDGRNGRDGMPGAPGEKGETGLPGPKGEQGDYGMPGPPGEKGVKGDSVISYNSAFSAKLSKTHNFPQSDQPVQFNVVLYNDQHHYNPTTGKFTCEIPGLYYFVVHCTVFRISLQFDIMKNNVTISSFFQYYANWPKPVSLSGGALIHLEPEDQVWVQVAVGEYNGISSSTKTDSTFTGFLLYSDWKNAHLLV